Proteins from a single region of Rhodopirellula halodulae:
- a CDS encoding phytanoyl-CoA dioxygenase family protein has product MNRGTLERVGFQILRAAVTSEVVSELLQVCSDSLADESASVRARSSRGHVYAARNLIGNLPPVETVWQTGRLLAFLHQHLGQQFGLVRALFFDKPPDRTWALPWHKDTSVAVKDNSLPSDHFSRPTLKAGVPHLIACDEVLKRMLTLRIHLDEVTDENGPLQVIPSSHVSSDTESEDLSSTVAIHAAAGDVLAMRPLLSHSSASSVSGTRRHRRILHLEFAESERLPDGVEWHDFVKPIAISNRSPASSPES; this is encoded by the coding sequence ATGAATCGCGGCACGTTGGAGCGAGTTGGTTTTCAAATTCTGCGTGCCGCGGTGACTTCAGAAGTTGTGAGTGAATTGCTGCAAGTCTGCAGCGATTCGTTGGCGGACGAGTCCGCGTCGGTTCGGGCTCGTTCCAGCCGCGGTCATGTCTACGCGGCAAGGAACTTGATTGGCAACTTGCCACCGGTGGAAACCGTTTGGCAGACCGGTCGCTTGCTTGCGTTTCTGCATCAACATCTGGGGCAGCAGTTCGGCTTGGTTCGAGCGTTGTTCTTCGACAAACCGCCGGATCGGACATGGGCTTTGCCATGGCACAAAGACACCTCGGTTGCCGTGAAAGACAACTCGCTGCCGTCGGACCATTTTTCTCGCCCCACGTTGAAAGCGGGCGTCCCTCATTTGATCGCGTGCGATGAGGTGTTGAAACGGATGTTGACGCTGCGGATTCACTTGGACGAAGTCACCGATGAGAATGGTCCACTTCAGGTCATTCCCAGTTCGCACGTTTCAAGTGACACCGAGAGTGAAGATCTATCGTCCACCGTCGCGATTCATGCTGCGGCGGGAGACGTGTTGGCGATGCGACCGTTGCTCAGTCACAGCAGTGCTTCCTCCGTCAGTGGAACTCGCCGTCATCGACGGATCCTGCACTTGGAGTTCGCCGAATCGGAACGTTTGCCCGACGGAGTGGAGTGGCACGACTTTGTGAAGCCGATTGCAATTTCAAATCGCTCGCCCGCGTCTTCACCCGAAAGCTAA